From a region of the Chrysemys picta bellii isolate R12L10 chromosome 7, ASM1138683v2, whole genome shotgun sequence genome:
- the WBP1L gene encoding WW domain binding protein 1-like isoform X3 encodes MPFLLGLRQDKQTCLGVNNQSYICETGHCCGQSQCCNYYYELWWFWLVWTIIIILSCCCVCHHRRAKHRLQAQQRQHEINLIAYREAHNYSALPFYFRFLPNYLLPPYEEVVNRPPTPPPPYSALHQQCVPAGSSSTIPDTPRSLQPAQTSSPPPPGGNNSSTDSTGSLSVRDPESSMTLVERTVTKMQATEPGHSSTGAELEEMADPVSFPDKDSECKEELLKDYSCESLDQNSAIPDAKDKTPGRHRRFTGDSGIEVCVCNRGHHDDDLKELDGLIDDTLDGSLDFCDSCSGHLHGDEEEGLFSASEEQHREHNHHHLPRQPVCVLLNTINEQDSPNSHTNHSPS; translated from the exons ATGCCTTTCCTCTTGGGTCTGAGACAG GACAAGCAAACCTGCCTGGGCGTCAACAATCAAAGTTATATATGTGAAACAGGCCACTGTTGTGGACAGTCACAGTGTTGCAACTACTACTATGAACTCTGGT GGTTCTGGCTGGTGTGGACTATCATCATCATACTAAGCTGCTGTTGCGTTTGCCATCATCGGCGTGCCAAACACCGCCTCCAGGCACAGCAGCGGCAACACGAGATTAACCTGATTGCTTACCGAGAAGCCCATAACTACTCAGCCCTGCCATTTTATTTCC GATTTTTGCCAAATTATTTACTACCTCCCTATGAGGAAGTGGTGAACCgacctccaacccctcccccaccatataGTGCCTTACATCAGCAGTGtgtcccggcaggcagcagtaGCACAATCCCGGATACTCCAAGAAGCCTCCAGCCAGCACAGACAAGCTCTCCTCCACCACCAGGTGGTAATAACAGCAGCACTGACAGCACTGGGTCCCTCAGTGTCCGGGACCCTGAATCCTCCATGACACTGGTTGAACGAACTGTCACCAAGATGCAGGCTACGGAACCAGGCCACTCCAGCACCGGAGCTGAGTTGGAGGAGATGGCCGATCCTGTGTCCTTCCCGGATAAGGATTCCGAGTGCAAGGAGGAACTGCTTAAAGATTACAGCTGTGAAAGCTTAGACCAGAACAGCGCTATTCCCGATGCCAAGGACAAGACTCCTGGCAGGCACCGCCGTTTCACTGGCGACTCAGGCATCGAAGTCTGCGTCTGCAACCGGGGCCACCATGACGACGACCTTAAGGAGCTTGATGGGCTCATCGACGATACTTTGGATGGGTCCCTGGACTTCTGTGACAGCTGCAGTGGCCACCTCCATGGGGATGAGGAAGAAGGGCTTTTCAGTGCCTCCGAAGAGCAGCACCGTGAACATAACCACCACCATCTGCCTCGGCAGCCGGTGTGTGTCCTCCTGAACACCATAAACGAGCAGGACTCTCCAAACTCTCATACTAATCACTCTCCCAGCTAA
- the WBP1L gene encoding WW domain binding protein 1-like isoform X2, which yields MERRLLGAMALLLFQALPEGLPASVEPAQDKQTCLGVNNQSYICETGHCCGQSQCCNYYYELWWFWLVWTIIIILSCCCVCHHRRAKHRLQAQQRQHEINLIAYREAHNYSALPFYFRFLPNYLLPPYEEVVNRPPTPPPPYSALHQQCVPAGSSSTIPDTPRSLQPAQTSSPPPPGGNNSSTDSTGSLSVRDPESSMTLVERTVTKMQATEPGHSSTGAELEEMADPVSFPDKDSECKEELLKDYSCESLDQNSAIPDAKDKTPGRHRRFTGDSGIEVCVCNRGHHDDDLKELDGLIDDTLDGSLDFCDSCSGHLHGDEEEGLFSASEEQHREHNHHHLPRQPVCVLLNTINEQDSPNSHTNHSPS from the exons GACAAGCAAACCTGCCTGGGCGTCAACAATCAAAGTTATATATGTGAAACAGGCCACTGTTGTGGACAGTCACAGTGTTGCAACTACTACTATGAACTCTGGT GGTTCTGGCTGGTGTGGACTATCATCATCATACTAAGCTGCTGTTGCGTTTGCCATCATCGGCGTGCCAAACACCGCCTCCAGGCACAGCAGCGGCAACACGAGATTAACCTGATTGCTTACCGAGAAGCCCATAACTACTCAGCCCTGCCATTTTATTTCC GATTTTTGCCAAATTATTTACTACCTCCCTATGAGGAAGTGGTGAACCgacctccaacccctcccccaccatataGTGCCTTACATCAGCAGTGtgtcccggcaggcagcagtaGCACAATCCCGGATACTCCAAGAAGCCTCCAGCCAGCACAGACAAGCTCTCCTCCACCACCAGGTGGTAATAACAGCAGCACTGACAGCACTGGGTCCCTCAGTGTCCGGGACCCTGAATCCTCCATGACACTGGTTGAACGAACTGTCACCAAGATGCAGGCTACGGAACCAGGCCACTCCAGCACCGGAGCTGAGTTGGAGGAGATGGCCGATCCTGTGTCCTTCCCGGATAAGGATTCCGAGTGCAAGGAGGAACTGCTTAAAGATTACAGCTGTGAAAGCTTAGACCAGAACAGCGCTATTCCCGATGCCAAGGACAAGACTCCTGGCAGGCACCGCCGTTTCACTGGCGACTCAGGCATCGAAGTCTGCGTCTGCAACCGGGGCCACCATGACGACGACCTTAAGGAGCTTGATGGGCTCATCGACGATACTTTGGATGGGTCCCTGGACTTCTGTGACAGCTGCAGTGGCCACCTCCATGGGGATGAGGAAGAAGGGCTTTTCAGTGCCTCCGAAGAGCAGCACCGTGAACATAACCACCACCATCTGCCTCGGCAGCCGGTGTGTGTCCTCCTGAACACCATAAACGAGCAGGACTCTCCAAACTCTCATACTAATCACTCTCCCAGCTAA
- the WBP1L gene encoding WW domain binding protein 1-like isoform X4 yields the protein MTLVERTVTKMQATEPGHSSTGAELEEMADPVSFPDKDSECKEELLKDYSCESLDQNSAIPDAKDKTPGRHRRFTGDSGIEVCVCNRGHHDDDLKELDGLIDDTLDGSLDFCDSCSGHLHGDEEEGLFSASEEQHREHNHHHLPRQPVCVLLNTINEQDSPNSHTNHSPS from the coding sequence ATGACACTGGTTGAACGAACTGTCACCAAGATGCAGGCTACGGAACCAGGCCACTCCAGCACCGGAGCTGAGTTGGAGGAGATGGCCGATCCTGTGTCCTTCCCGGATAAGGATTCCGAGTGCAAGGAGGAACTGCTTAAAGATTACAGCTGTGAAAGCTTAGACCAGAACAGCGCTATTCCCGATGCCAAGGACAAGACTCCTGGCAGGCACCGCCGTTTCACTGGCGACTCAGGCATCGAAGTCTGCGTCTGCAACCGGGGCCACCATGACGACGACCTTAAGGAGCTTGATGGGCTCATCGACGATACTTTGGATGGGTCCCTGGACTTCTGTGACAGCTGCAGTGGCCACCTCCATGGGGATGAGGAAGAAGGGCTTTTCAGTGCCTCCGAAGAGCAGCACCGTGAACATAACCACCACCATCTGCCTCGGCAGCCGGTGTGTGTCCTCCTGAACACCATAAACGAGCAGGACTCTCCAAACTCTCATACTAATCACTCTCCCAGCTAA